From Methanobacterium formicicum DSM 3637, one genomic window encodes:
- a CDS encoding TraB/GumN family protein, with product MAPDNLTIIGTAHVSEKSVEEVKNTIIECEPDIVAVELDAARYQNLLNEKNGVQEDKEIKIREILKNNNFTMFLVSGFLSYFQKKIGEEVGVKPGSEMMAAAEAATEAGAKIALIDRDIQITLKRALNRMSFWEKAKFIYSIIASFFSKDEAIEDIEDIKQGDALEEVMGYFQEMSPRAYEVLVAERDAYMAQRLLDLEGNVVAVVGAGHKKGIQKNMENPQDIPPLYQLVELKEPRISASKIILFAIPVIFILIFVFAFLKGINIQSGILEFVLLTGGLACAGSLLAGSKIPSAITAFIVAPFTAIHPLLAAGWFAGIVEAKLRGVSIEDLENLPKSESLRDMWDNRLFRILLVVVGANIGTMIGVFLSIPNVLMPLINKLMGM from the coding sequence ATGGCACCAGACAATTTAACAATCATTGGTACAGCTCACGTATCAGAAAAGAGTGTGGAAGAAGTAAAAAATACCATCATAGAGTGTGAACCAGATATCGTTGCAGTGGAACTTGACGCGGCCCGTTACCAGAACCTCCTCAATGAAAAAAACGGTGTTCAAGAGGATAAAGAGATAAAGATACGGGAAATTTTAAAGAATAACAATTTCACCATGTTCCTGGTGAGCGGATTCTTAAGTTACTTCCAGAAAAAAATTGGAGAAGAAGTGGGAGTTAAACCTGGCTCAGAGATGATGGCTGCTGCAGAAGCTGCCACTGAAGCTGGGGCCAAAATAGCCCTTATTGACCGGGACATCCAAATCACCCTAAAACGGGCCTTGAATCGTATGAGCTTCTGGGAAAAGGCTAAATTCATTTACAGCATCATAGCATCATTTTTCAGTAAAGATGAGGCCATTGAAGATATTGAAGATATAAAACAGGGCGACGCCCTGGAGGAAGTAATGGGATACTTCCAGGAGATGTCCCCCCGTGCCTATGAAGTTCTGGTAGCTGAAAGAGATGCATATATGGCCCAAAGGCTCCTTGATCTTGAGGGAAACGTGGTAGCTGTGGTAGGGGCAGGTCATAAAAAGGGTATCCAGAAGAACATGGAAAATCCCCAGGATATACCCCCACTTTACCAGCTGGTGGAATTAAAAGAACCAAGGATCAGTGCCAGTAAAATTATTTTATTCGCAATTCCAGTGATATTCATATTAATATTCGTATTTGCATTCCTGAAGGGGATTAACATCCAATCCGGAATTCTGGAGTTCGTCCTTCTAACTGGGGGGCTGGCCTGTGCAGGGTCACTTCTAGCTGGATCCAAAATCCCATCGGCCATCACTGCATTTATAGTAGCCCCATTCACCGCAATACACCCCCTTCTGGCTGCAGGCTGGTTTGCAGGAATAGTAGAGGCCAAACTTAGAGGAGTGTCCATTGAAGATCTGGAAAACTTACCCAAGAGTGAAAGCCTGCGTGATATGTGGGATAATAGATTGTTTAGGATACTGCTGGTGGTGGTAGGAGCCAATATTGGTACCATGATCGGAGTATTCTTATCTATACCTAACGTTCTCATGCCTTTGATCAACAAATTAATGGGTATGTGA
- the comB gene encoding 2-phosphosulfolactate phosphatase, with protein sequence MQVSLSFERSLSKDVAIMVDVLRASTTISVALEKIPNIIPTLEIEEALALAPKHQAFLAGERGGATIEGFDVGNSPIEIQNLCGETLIITTSNGTRILEGISGRALVGSFINAKAVAKKAREIAVDHIEVVMAGVRGQFAIEDFLGAGEIISHLQDQELDEMAQAACMAIGNHEMVDHAVKNSRSAKNLNKLGFEEDVDFCLQRDKLKIVPEFKDGLIRILE encoded by the coding sequence ATGCAGGTTTCCCTGAGTTTTGAGAGATCATTATCTAAAGATGTGGCCATTATGGTCGATGTACTTCGTGCCAGCACCACCATCAGTGTGGCTCTGGAAAAAATCCCCAATATAATCCCCACCCTGGAAATAGAAGAAGCTCTTGCACTGGCACCAAAGCATCAAGCTTTCCTTGCGGGTGAAAGGGGAGGAGCAACCATTGAAGGATTCGATGTTGGAAATTCACCCATTGAAATCCAGAACTTATGTGGTGAAACCCTTATCATCACCACCAGCAATGGAACCCGAATTTTAGAAGGTATCAGTGGTCGTGCACTGGTAGGTTCTTTTATAAATGCCAAGGCCGTGGCAAAAAAAGCCCGGGAAATTGCAGTGGATCATATTGAAGTGGTTATGGCTGGAGTAAGAGGACAGTTTGCCATAGAAGATTTCCTGGGTGCCGGTGAAATAATTTCCCACCTGCAGGATCAGGAACTGGATGAAATGGCACAGGCAGCATGTATGGCGATTGGAAACCATGAAATGGTTGATCATGCGGTTAAAAACTCCAGATCAGCAAAGAATCTTAATAAACTAGGATTTGAAGAAGATGTGGATTTCTGCCTACAGAGAGATAAATTAAAAATAGTTCCTGAATTTAAAGATGGATTAATCAGAATTTTAGAATAA